A stretch of the Desulfobacterales bacterium genome encodes the following:
- a CDS encoding DUF2237 domain-containing protein, with product MSDDKNVLGQKLQLCSVDPITGYLRTGTCETGPQDSGSHVVCAQVTDRFLEYTKSRGNDLSSPIPGSSFPGLKPGDRWCLCALRWKEALEAGVAPPVIMEATHEAVLRHVSLEDLKHHALIEN from the coding sequence ATGAGTGACGATAAAAACGTGCTGGGCCAAAAGCTTCAGTTGTGCTCTGTTGACCCGATAACGGGCTACTTGCGCACGGGCACTTGCGAGACAGGGCCCCAGGATTCAGGATCGCATGTCGTCTGCGCGCAGGTGACAGATCGTTTTTTGGAGTATACAAAATCAAGAGGCAATGATCTGAGCAGCCCCATCCCTGGATCCAGCTTTCCTGGTCTGAAACCGGGGGACCGCTGGTGTTTGTGTGCGCTGCGCTGGAAAGAAGCCTTGGAAGCTGGCGTTGCGCCACCGGTGATCATGGAGGCAACCCATGAAGCAGTGCTGCGCCATGTATCGCTCGAAGATTTAAAACACCATGCTTTGATTGAAAATTAA